In the genome of Monodelphis domestica isolate mMonDom1 chromosome 2, mMonDom1.pri, whole genome shotgun sequence, one region contains:
- the CNR1 gene encoding cannabinoid receptor 1, with product MKSNLDGLADTTFRTITTDLLYAGSNDIQYEDIKGNMASKLGYFPQKFPLTSFRGSPFQEKMTAGDNPQLIPSDQINITEFYNNKSLSSYKDNDENIQCGENFMDMECFMILNPSQQLAIAVLSLTLGTFTVLENLLVLCVILHSRSLRCRPSYHFIGSLAVADLLGSVIFVYSFVDFHVFHRKDSPNVFLFKLGGVTASFTASVGSLFLTAIDRYISIHRPLAYKRIVTRPKAVVAFCVMWTIAIVIAVLPLLGWNCKKLQSVCSDIFPLIDETYLMFWIGVTSILLLFIVYAYVYILWKAHSHAVRMIQRGTQKSIIIHTSEDGKVQVTRPDQTRMDIRLAKTLVLILVVLIICWGPLLAIMVYDVFGKMNKLIKTVFAFCSMLCLLNSTVNPIIYALRSKDLRHAFRSMFPTCEGTAQPLDNSMGESDCPHKHANSAGNVHRAAESCIKSTVKIAKVTMSVSTDTSAEAL from the coding sequence ATGAAGTCCAACCTAGATGGCCTCGCGGACACCACCTTCCGGACCATCACAACAGACCTCCTCTACGCAGGCTCTAACGATATTCAGTACGAAGATATCAAAGGCAACATGGCGTCCAAACTAGGATACTTCCCACAGAAATTCCCTTTAACGTCTTTTAGGGGTAGTCCATTCCAAGAAAAAATGACTGCAGGAGATAATCCCCAATTAATTCCATCAGACCAGATAAATATCACAGAATTTTACAATAACAAATCTTTATCCTCCTACAAGGATAATGACGAGAATATCCAATGTGGAGAGAACTTCATGGACATGGAATGCTTCATGATTCTAAATCCTAGTCAGCAGCTGGCCATTGCGGTGTTGTCCCTCACATTGGGCACTTTCACAGTCCTGGAGAACCTGTTGGTGCTGTGTGTCATCCTTCATTCCCGTAGCCTCCGCTGTCGACCCTCCTATCACTTTATCGGTAGCCTGGCAGTGGCAGACCTGCTGGGGAGTGTCATTTTTGTCTACAGTTTTGTTGACTTTCATGTGTTCCATAGGAAAGACAGTCCGAATGTGTTTTTGTTCAAATTGGGTGGAGTAACAGCTTCCTTCACAGCCTCGGTTGGCAGCCTCTTCCTCACAGCCATTGACAGATACATATCCATTCACAGGCCACTTGCTTATAAAAGGATCGTCACCAGGCCAAAAGCTGTGGTAGCATTTTGTGTCATGTGGACCATTGCCATTGTGATTGCTGTTCTCCCTCTGCTAGGATGGAATTGTAAGAAGCTCCAGTCTGTTTGCTCAGACATCTTTCCTCTTATTGATGAAACCTACTTGATGTTCTGGATTGGAGTCACTAGTATTCTGCTTCTGTTCATTGTGTATGCCTATGTTTATATATTGTGGAAAGCACATAGTCATGCAGTCAGAATGATCCAACGTGGCACCCAAAAGAGCATCATTATTCACACATCAGAGGATGGCAAGGTCCAGGTCACTAGACCTGACCAAACCCGCATGGACATCAGGCTAGCCAAAACCCTTGTCCTCATTCTGGTGGTCCTGATCATATGCTGGGGTCCGCTGCTTGCCATCATGGTCTACGATGTctttgggaaaatgaacaaactcATTAAGACAGTGTTTGCTTTCTGCAGTATGCTCTGCCTACTGAATTCTACCGTGAACCCTATTATCTATGCTCTGAGGAGCAAGGACCTGAGGCATGCTTTCCGGAGCATGTTCCCCACTTGTGAAGGCACGGCACAGCCCCTCGATAACAGTATGGGGGAATCCGACTGCCCGCACAAACATGCAAATAGTGCAGGCAACGTTCACAGGGCTGCTGAAAGTTGCATCAAGAGTACAGTTAAGATTGCCAAAGTAACCATGTCTGTGTCTACGGATACCTCGGCTGAGGCGTTGTGA